One Methylocaldum marinum DNA window includes the following coding sequences:
- a CDS encoding helix-turn-helix domain-containing protein — MIYDKFSKITDDRIVASLIGMPKAKFTALVKVFESAAQAIDRERVEKGEIKHVKQGGPKGYLDSYEKKLFFVLYYLKTYPTFDVLGFHFGFSGGHAHAHIDRLLPVLVRALTSLNVMPERTLTTPEEFSQLIDQYTAFLWP, encoded by the coding sequence GTGATCTACGACAAATTTAGCAAAATAACCGATGACCGCATCGTGGCATCGTTGATTGGAATGCCCAAGGCGAAGTTCACAGCCCTCGTCAAAGTATTCGAGTCGGCCGCTCAAGCCATCGATCGAGAGCGTGTCGAAAAAGGCGAAATAAAACACGTCAAACAGGGCGGCCCTAAAGGTTATCTTGATTCTTACGAGAAAAAGCTGTTTTTCGTTTTGTACTATCTGAAAACCTATCCCACTTTTGACGTTCTGGGCTTTCATTTCGGTTTCAGTGGCGGACATGCCCATGCCCATATCGACCGGTTGCTGCCGGTTTTAGTGCGAGCGTTGACAAGCCTCAACGTCATGCCGGAGCGCACGCTAACAACCCCAGAAGAATTTTCTCAACTCATTGATCAATATACAGCGTTTTTATGGCCATGA